One Granulicella sp. 5B5 DNA window includes the following coding sequences:
- a CDS encoding Crp/Fnr family transcriptional regulator encodes MSTTCASQINNNCTRCPLRLQRAFCNLGQDALREFDSIGFRMDVPKGAVLFHEADKAESVLVLCTGQVKLSCTSRDGRTLIHKIAMAGDVLGLGAVISGARFEVTCETIVPCTVKKISRRDMLRFLERHGEASMHAAKALSEEYKSAFFDARRLALSSSAAGKLAGVLMEWANAAQINGELRFTMALTHEDLASLAGLSRETVTRTLGKFQREKLLSIRGTMFHILEPQRMADLAA; translated from the coding sequence ATGTCCACCACATGTGCCAGTCAGATCAACAATAATTGCACACGCTGCCCATTGCGGCTGCAACGTGCTTTCTGCAACCTTGGGCAGGATGCGCTGCGGGAGTTTGATTCGATCGGGTTCCGGATGGATGTGCCGAAGGGCGCCGTACTGTTTCACGAAGCGGACAAGGCGGAGAGCGTGCTGGTGCTGTGCACGGGGCAGGTGAAGCTGTCGTGCACGTCGCGTGATGGCCGGACGCTGATCCATAAGATTGCGATGGCGGGCGATGTGCTTGGGCTGGGTGCTGTGATCAGCGGCGCGCGCTTCGAGGTGACGTGCGAGACGATCGTGCCGTGCACGGTGAAGAAGATCTCGCGGAGAGATATGTTGCGCTTTTTGGAGCGGCATGGGGAAGCGAGCATGCATGCCGCGAAGGCGCTCTCGGAGGAGTACAAGTCGGCGTTCTTCGACGCGCGGCGGCTGGCGTTGTCGAGCTCAGCCGCGGGCAAGCTGGCGGGTGTGCTGATGGAGTGGGCAAACGCAGCGCAGATCAATGGAGAGCTGCGCTTTACGATGGCACTGACGCACGAGGACCTCGCCAGCCTCGCGGGGCTTTCGCGTGAGACGGTGACGCGCACGCTGGGGAAGTTTCAACGTGAGAAGCTGCTGTCCATCCGCGGCACGATGTTTCACATTCTTGAGCCGCAGCGCATGGCGGACCTGGCTGCGTGA
- a CDS encoding universal stress protein — MPVIEDDVILALDQVVLATDFSPSAVKATEYAEGLAKRFSSKLALAHVVDLSLATRADGAVVGFPLDALRKDGRENLDRLQYNLDADGVKVSSSMLEAHLPAAAIVEYAEGVKADLIVTGTNARQGLSKAILGSCAEGIIRHARCPVLTVGPQARVAPTGPLSFRTVLFGTDFSREAVQQARLALRFAQDSYAKLYLCHVLEKRAGVMDLLGDELRFQAELSRLVPQSAYDWCSREYVVESGTAAPHILQLAKRIDADLIVLGSKHSATWLTHLVEGTVGHVLRDAQCPVLTMHDL; from the coding sequence ATGCCTGTGATTGAAGACGACGTAATCCTGGCACTGGACCAGGTTGTGCTGGCGACTGATTTTTCGCCGTCGGCTGTGAAGGCGACGGAGTATGCGGAGGGACTGGCGAAGCGGTTTTCGTCGAAGCTGGCGCTGGCGCATGTTGTGGACCTCTCGTTAGCGACGCGTGCGGACGGAGCGGTTGTAGGGTTTCCGCTGGATGCGTTGCGCAAGGACGGTCGCGAGAACCTTGACCGGCTGCAGTACAACCTGGATGCCGATGGAGTGAAGGTGTCGAGCTCGATGCTGGAGGCGCATCTGCCCGCGGCTGCGATCGTGGAGTATGCCGAAGGGGTGAAGGCTGACCTGATCGTGACCGGGACGAACGCACGGCAGGGACTGAGCAAGGCAATCCTGGGTTCGTGCGCGGAGGGGATCATCCGTCATGCGCGCTGCCCGGTGCTGACGGTGGGGCCGCAGGCGAGGGTTGCTCCGACGGGGCCGTTGTCGTTTCGCACGGTGCTGTTCGGCACGGACTTCAGCCGTGAGGCAGTGCAGCAGGCGCGGCTTGCGCTCAGATTTGCGCAGGACAGTTACGCCAAGCTGTATCTGTGTCATGTGCTGGAAAAGAGGGCAGGCGTGATGGACCTGCTGGGCGATGAGCTGCGTTTTCAGGCCGAGCTCTCAAGGCTGGTACCGCAGTCGGCCTATGACTGGTGCAGCCGCGAGTATGTAGTGGAGAGCGGCACGGCTGCGCCGCATATTCTGCAGCTGGCGAAGCGGATCGACGCCGACCTGATCGTGCTGGGCTCAAAGCACAGCGCAACGTGGCTGACGCACCTGGTAGAGGGAACAGTAGGCCACGTGCTGCGCGATGCGCAATGTCCTGTTTTGACCATGCATGATTTGTAA
- a CDS encoding histidine-type phosphatase translates to MRSWFLPLVCLLPFSTAVAQTSSTQHAASVQSSDLRYIIVLSRHGVRSPTGKAAQYDRYSTGAWPHWPVEPGYLTPHGFQLMQLFGAYDRVEFAAEGLLQSTGCSDAARITFYADSDQRTRETGKALAAGLMPGCDLPITALPEGTNDPLFHPHPDPQDHAAAAALAKAAIAGRIGDDPSSITQAYRQQIAYLDHILATCGTASPDKPARTSLFDIPATLTTGTGDHLADLKGPLYTASTLSENLLLEYTEGMDTANVGWGCVHRAELESLMQLHAAAVDFSQRTPVIARAQAENLLDVIRLSLQQASSGKSISGAKGKPSDRALFLIGHDTNIENIAGALNLTWIIDGRRDDTPPGGALLFELRQQRSSHRYFVSLYYTAQTLDQMRIAAPLTAANPPTRVAVFIPGCSQSDMSCPLPVFLHLLELMPNP, encoded by the coding sequence ATGAGATCTTGGTTCTTGCCGCTCGTCTGCCTTCTGCCGTTCTCGACCGCCGTCGCGCAGACATCCTCCACTCAGCACGCCGCGAGCGTGCAAAGCTCCGACCTCCGCTACATCATCGTGCTAAGCCGCCACGGTGTACGGTCGCCCACCGGCAAGGCTGCGCAGTATGACCGTTACTCCACCGGCGCATGGCCGCACTGGCCCGTGGAGCCAGGCTACCTGACGCCTCACGGCTTCCAGCTCATGCAGCTCTTCGGAGCCTACGACCGCGTCGAGTTCGCCGCAGAAGGCCTTCTACAGTCCACCGGTTGTAGCGACGCAGCTCGCATTACCTTCTACGCCGACTCCGACCAGCGCACCCGCGAAACCGGCAAGGCGCTCGCCGCAGGCCTCATGCCCGGCTGCGATCTCCCCATCACCGCTCTGCCCGAAGGCACCAACGACCCGCTCTTCCATCCGCATCCCGATCCGCAGGACCACGCCGCCGCCGCGGCGCTTGCCAAAGCAGCCATCGCCGGTCGCATCGGCGACGATCCCTCAAGCATCACGCAGGCCTACCGGCAGCAGATCGCCTATCTGGACCACATCCTCGCTACCTGCGGCACGGCGTCGCCCGACAAGCCTGCCCGCACCTCGCTCTTCGACATCCCCGCTACACTCACCACCGGCACCGGCGACCACCTCGCCGACCTCAAAGGTCCGCTCTACACGGCCTCGACTCTCTCTGAAAATCTTCTGCTCGAGTACACCGAAGGCATGGACACCGCCAACGTCGGCTGGGGCTGCGTTCATCGCGCCGAGCTCGAGTCCCTCATGCAGCTCCACGCGGCAGCCGTCGACTTCAGCCAGCGTACCCCCGTTATCGCTCGCGCGCAGGCAGAGAACCTCCTTGATGTCATCCGTCTCTCCCTCCAGCAAGCCAGCAGCGGTAAATCTATCTCCGGCGCCAAAGGCAAGCCGTCCGACCGCGCGCTCTTCCTCATCGGCCATGACACCAACATCGAAAACATCGCAGGCGCTCTCAACCTCACCTGGATCATCGACGGCCGCCGCGACGACACGCCACCCGGCGGTGCCCTGCTCTTCGAGCTGCGGCAGCAGCGCTCCAGCCACCGTTACTTCGTCAGCCTTTACTACACCGCGCAGACTCTCGACCAGATGCGTATCGCCGCGCCCCTCACCGCTGCCAACCCACCCACGCGTGTCGCAGTCTTCATCCCCGGTTGCAGCCAGTCGGACATGTCCTGCCCCTTGCCTGTATTTCTGCATCTGCTTGAGCTGATGCCAAATCCATAG
- a CDS encoding universal stress protein produces the protein MQELCLHRRAREFQHILLATDFEPPSRSAFAAALVVCAQLGADLSVVHVTEAADIVPGSDADDEDIQLGLLAKRQALHDLSVAARQAGVAARTHLLPGIGPEGVLNAVRALRPDMVVMGTSAPRGLGRLAFGSTAESVLRNSPCPVLTVGPRAALRGAEALRQGPVVFATDFDTTTMPAIFYASVYSDAMRRPLHCFHVLPRMLEGASDDGAMQQVLSEALQQAAKTSGVAAVEPVCATEYGSEVSTTVVAYAEKQAASLIVLGMRQASMLSSHLRADVAVRVIVEAPCPVMTMAFAAKGGETPAFAGTLRAAL, from the coding sequence ATGCAAGAACTTTGCCTGCACAGGCGGGCACGTGAGTTTCAACATATTCTTCTGGCGACGGATTTCGAACCGCCGTCGCGCTCGGCATTCGCGGCGGCGCTTGTGGTGTGCGCGCAACTGGGCGCCGATCTTTCGGTGGTACATGTGACGGAGGCCGCGGACATCGTACCTGGAAGCGACGCCGACGATGAAGACATTCAACTGGGCCTGCTTGCGAAGCGGCAAGCGCTGCACGATCTGAGTGTGGCGGCACGGCAGGCCGGAGTGGCCGCCAGGACGCATCTGCTGCCGGGCATTGGGCCGGAGGGAGTACTGAATGCAGTCCGGGCACTACGTCCGGACATGGTTGTGATGGGCACGAGTGCGCCGCGCGGGTTAGGGCGGCTGGCCTTCGGATCGACAGCGGAGTCTGTACTGCGCAACTCCCCCTGCCCGGTGTTGACGGTGGGGCCGCGCGCTGCGTTGCGTGGCGCGGAGGCGCTGAGGCAGGGGCCGGTGGTATTTGCCACGGACTTCGACACCACGACGATGCCGGCGATCTTTTACGCATCGGTATACAGCGATGCCATGCGGCGACCGCTGCATTGTTTTCATGTGTTGCCAAGGATGCTGGAAGGCGCATCCGATGACGGGGCGATGCAGCAGGTGCTGAGTGAAGCGTTACAGCAGGCGGCAAAGACGAGCGGAGTTGCCGCCGTTGAACCTGTGTGTGCGACCGAGTACGGCAGTGAGGTGTCTACTACGGTGGTCGCTTACGCGGAGAAGCAGGCGGCAAGCCTGATCGTGCTGGGCATGCGGCAGGCGTCGATGCTGTCGTCACACCTGCGCGCGGATGTGGCGGTACGGGTGATTGTGGAGGCGCCCTGTCCGGTGATGACTATGGCGTTTGCGGCCAAAGGCGGCGAGACGCCGGCCTTTGCAGGAACGCTTCGCGCGGCGTTGTGA
- a CDS encoding MFS transporter: protein MEKVFPNRLPRWALAFLGLACAVGVASIYYNQPLLLVMGKDLGQGARAMGFVAVATQVGYAIGILFFVPLGDVAERRSLMVRMYTGVSVALLAAAFAQGLASMIVASALIGLLASVTHVALPMAPDLVPEERRGRAIGTVMTGLLLGILLARSFAGWVAKLSHFTGWLAPISGWRTVYVIAAAMNLAFVPIMFRFMPRMEPRQSLSYKQTMRSLWTLFCTEPLLREAGVLGALCFASFSCFWTTLAFLLHSHYGMGTDVAGTFGVVGAAGALTASLAGRMADRRGTRFVVGIAGGVLTLSYLVLWAGERMQMSVPLHMAVLVVGVVTLDVGAQMMQVGNQTRIFGLGAEARSRLNTIYMTMYFVGGAVGSALAGLAWSRWGWDGVCVLALGLIALAGLRHATGYSRNHSESVVPVPPGEREPA from the coding sequence ATGGAGAAAGTATTTCCAAATCGGCTGCCCCGGTGGGCGCTCGCGTTCCTGGGGCTGGCGTGCGCAGTGGGCGTTGCGTCGATTTACTACAACCAGCCGCTGCTGCTGGTGATGGGCAAGGACCTGGGGCAGGGCGCGCGGGCGATGGGCTTCGTCGCGGTGGCGACACAGGTGGGCTATGCGATCGGCATCCTGTTTTTTGTGCCGCTGGGCGATGTGGCGGAGCGCCGCTCGCTGATGGTTCGGATGTATACGGGCGTGAGCGTGGCGCTGCTGGCTGCGGCCTTTGCGCAAGGGCTGGCGTCGATGATTGTGGCCAGCGCGCTGATCGGATTGCTGGCTTCGGTGACGCATGTGGCGCTGCCGATGGCGCCGGACCTTGTGCCGGAGGAGCGGCGCGGGCGGGCGATCGGGACGGTGATGACGGGGCTGCTGCTGGGCATCCTGCTGGCGCGCAGTTTTGCGGGCTGGGTGGCGAAGTTGAGCCACTTTACGGGTTGGCTGGCCCCGATCAGCGGATGGCGCACGGTGTACGTGATTGCGGCGGCGATGAACCTCGCATTCGTGCCGATTATGTTCCGGTTTATGCCGCGGATGGAGCCGAGGCAGTCGCTGTCATACAAACAGACGATGCGGTCGTTGTGGACGCTGTTCTGCACGGAGCCGTTGTTGCGTGAGGCGGGGGTGCTGGGTGCGCTGTGCTTTGCATCGTTCAGTTGCTTTTGGACGACGCTGGCGTTTTTGCTGCACAGCCACTACGGAATGGGAACGGACGTTGCGGGGACGTTCGGCGTGGTGGGAGCTGCGGGTGCGCTGACGGCGTCGCTGGCGGGGCGGATGGCGGACCGGAGAGGCACACGATTTGTTGTGGGTATCGCAGGGGGCGTGCTGACGCTGTCGTACCTGGTGCTGTGGGCTGGGGAGCGGATGCAGATGTCGGTGCCGCTGCACATGGCGGTGCTGGTGGTGGGCGTGGTGACGCTGGATGTAGGCGCGCAGATGATGCAGGTGGGGAACCAGACACGGATCTTCGGGCTGGGTGCCGAGGCGCGGAGCCGGCTGAATACGATCTATATGACGATGTACTTTGTGGGCGGCGCGGTGGGGTCGGCGCTGGCGGGACTGGCGTGGTCGCGGTGGGGATGGGACGGTGTCTGCGTGCTGGCGCTGGGCCTGATTGCGCTGGCTGGACTTCGCCATGCAACCGGATACAGCCGCAACCATTCCGAAAGCGTGGTGCCGGTGCCTCCTGGTGAACGCGAACCGGCCTAA